The DNA sequence TGCTGCGCTCGATCGGCTGGCAGCGGGTGGGTGACCTGATCGGTGTTGCCGCCTTCCTCGCCCTGCCTTCGGTCATCCTCATCATGCTGTTCGGCCAGACGCGCATCTTCTTCGTCATGGCGCGCGACGGGCTGCTGCCCGAAAGGCTGGCGGTGATCCATCCGCGGTGGAAAACGCCGCATGTGGTGACGATGATCACCGGCGTTGCCGTGGCGTTCTTCGCCGCGTTCCTGCCGGTGGGCCAACTGGCGGACATCTCCAATTCGGGCACGCTATTCGCCTTCTTCATGGTGGCGCTGGCGGTGCTGATCCTCCGGCGCACCCAGCCGGACCGGCCGCGTCCGTTCCGCACCCCGCTGGTGTGGGTGGTGGCGCCGCTGGCGATCCTCGGCACGGTGGGGCTCTATGTGAATCTGCCCTTCGAAGCGAAGATGGTCCTGCCGGTGTGGGGCGGAGCCGGGCTCGTGGTCTATTTCCTCTACGGCTATCGCAAAAGCCATGTGGGCCGCGGCATCATCGATGTGCATGAGGATGATGCCGATGCACCCCCGATGCCGGTGCCGCCCATGCCCGATGCACACACCCCGGGCGGCAAGGACGCCTGAAATGGATAAGCAAAGGGCCGCCCTGTAAGGGCGGCCCTGCGCGTGACATGCCGTGGCGTGTCAGAGAGTGGTTTCGGTATGTTCCTCGCGCGCATCCTCGCGCGTGTCGAAGCCCAGCAGCATCTTGGTGTTGTCGATAAAGCCGAGGTCGCTGTTCCACAGCTCCGCCCGGCCCAGATCCATGCGCAGCATCAGCAGGTTGGGATCATCCTTCCCGCCGGGAAACCACGCCTCGATCACGCTGTTCCACTGCTTCTCCAGCCGTTCGCGACTGGTTTCGGTAATCAGCGTGCCCGAAAAGCGGGCGAACATCTCGTGCCCCTTGCTGGAGAAGGTAGCGGTTGCCCCTCCGCCCTGGGCAAGGGTGTTGCTCTTGCCGGTGAAGAACCAGATCGCGCTGTTGGCGTGCTTGTCCAGCTGGGCTGTCATCGGCACCGCGCTGTGCGGGTCGGAATCCAGCTGCAGGAACAGCATGGGGCTGTCGTCCAGCGCCTTCCAGAACTTCTGTTTCAATTCCTCGGTATCGGACATCTCAGGCGCTCCTGACAAAATTGAGTAGTCCCCGCTGCAACGGGACTGCGGGCGGATCGGTTCCTCCCCGGCTCTGCGGGGGACAATTGAGGAGGCCGGGGCAGGGCTCCCTTGCGAATCGGGAAAGGTTGGAACATAAAGAGAACAATAGAGTCCAAGCCGCATGGAAAAGCCCCATCTCCCTTCTGCAGCCGCATTTTCTTCCACCCTCTCCGCCCTGCGCTGGCGGCCCGGGCTGGAAGGGGCGCGGCATAGCGAGATATTCGCCGCGAGCGGCGAAGGAGGCGGCGTGGGCGCAGCTCTGGCATTGGCACGGGATGCCCTGCGAGCCCGTCCCTGCGACAGGGAGGAAGGGCGCAGCTTCCTGTGGGTGCAGGATGCCGCTTCGATCCGCCTGACCGGTCGCCCCTATTGGGCCGGCTTGCCGGAGGATCTGCGTCGCGATGTGATCCATGTCGTTGCCGCCAAGGCCGAAGATGCGCTGTTTGCGCTGGAGGAGGGGCTGCGTTGCCGGGATCTTGCCTGCGTGATCGGGGAGATTGCCGGCAATCCGCGGGCGCTGGATTTCACCGCCTCCCGGCGTCTGAGCCTGGCGGCGGAAAAGCATGGCGTGCCGCTGTTCCTCGTCCGCCACGATGCGGCGCCTGATCTGTCTTCCGCGCGGATGCGCTGGCAGGTGCGCTCGGCCCCCTCCGATCCACCCCGCTGGAATGCGGCCGCGCCCGGTACACCTGCCTGGCAGGCCGAACTGTTCCGCGCGCGCAGCCACCCTCCCGGAGAATGGCTGCTGTGGGAGGAGCAGGGGCGCCTGCAGGCTGTGCCGGCGGGGGAAGAAAGTGCCGGAGGCCTGGGCGGCAGGCGGGCGCGAGGGTGAGGGCAGCGTGCTATCCGCCGATCCTGACCGGAGCGCTCTTGCCGATCCCGCCGGCGGGCGCCGGATTCTCGCCGTCTGGCTGGCGCGGCTGGCGGTGGACCGGTGGCGGCTGGGGCAAGGCTGCGCGCCGGGGCAAGCCGCCGATAGCTTTCCCACGGCACTGATTGCCGAAACCGCGCATGGCCCGCGGATAGAAGCGGCCAATGAGGCTGGGCTCGCTGCCGGTGCGCAGGTGGGCATGATGCTGGCCGATGCGCGCACCCTGTGCCCGCAGATCAAGGTGGCGCCTGCCGATCCCGGCGGCGATCTCGCCTTTCTGGAGACGCTCGCCCTGTGGGCGCAACGCTGGGGTCCGTGGAGCGCGATCGATCCCCCCGACGGCCTGCTGGTGGATGTCAGCGCGGTGGCGCATCTCTTCGGGGGAGAGGCGGCGCTGCTGGGCGATGTCGCCCGGCACATGAGGCGGCGCGGTCTCACCGTGCGCACGGCCATCGCTCCAACGGCTGGGGCGGCATGGGCGCTCGCCCACCATGGCGTGGATCAGGCCATTCTACCCTGCAGTCAGGCCGGGCAGGGGGAGATTCCCGAGATGCTGGCCAGGCTGCCGGTCGCTGCCCTGCGGCTGGATGGGGATGTGGTGGTCACCTTGCGCAGGCTTGGCCTCAAGAAACTATCCGATCTCAATGGAATTGAACGAGATTCTGTGCAGCGGCGGTTCTTCAACAAGCGTTCGCCCGCGGCCAATCCTTTGCTGCGGATGGACCAATTGCTGGGCCTCATTCCCGAACCGCTGCTGCCGGTTGCTGCGCCATGCCCGCCGCTGGTGCAGCGCCGCCTGCTGGAACCCATTCGCCACCGTGCCTTGCTGGATCAGGTGGTGGCCGATCTTTCGGCGGACATGGCGCGCGAACTGGAAGGGCGGGGCGTCGGGGCGCGACGGCTGGAGCTTGGCCTGTGGCGCGTGGATGGCGATATTGCCCTGCGCCAGCTAGAAATGGCCGCACCCATGCGCGATCCGGCGCATATCTGCCGCCTGTTCGCACACAAGCTGGATGATGTGGAGGCGGGCTTTGGCATCGAGATGCTGCGCATGCGTGCGGCTTGGACCGAGACGCTGCATCTTTCCCAGCGCGATTTGGATGCTGCGGGGGAACGGCATGGCACCAGCCTTTCCGCCTGTATCGATCGGCTGGTGGTGCGGCTGGGAGAGAAAGCGGTCCGCCGCCCGGCTCCCAAGGTCAGCCATATTCCCGAACGGGCGCAGGCCTGGATGCCCCCGCTCATCGCTGCGGCTCCTTCGCAAGAAGAATTCACTTTCCATTCCAGGCCATTGAAACTTCTGGACAAGGCAGAACGGATCGCGGTGCTTTATGCCACGCCCGATGGCCATCCCAGGCAGTTCCGCTGGCGTGGGGCGGTGCATGAGGTGGCGCGGGTGGAAGGGCCTGAACGGCTGGCGCCCGAATGGTGGCGTGAACGGTCCACCACCCGGCTGCGCGATTACTACCGGATCGAGGATGCCTTGGGACGCCGCTACTGGATCTATCGCGCAGGGCTGATTGGCGACGGGCGCGGGGGATTGCCCGAATGGTTCCTCCACGGCCTCTGCGCATGAAAAGCGCTTGGGCGAATCGATGCTGGAACGTATAGTGAACAAATGCAGTCGCTTACCGTCATCGAAAAGCTCGAAATCCTTGCCGATGCAGCCAAATATGATGCCTCCTGCGCGTCCTCCGGCACCGCACGGCGCAACAGCAAGGGCGGCAAGGGCATCGGCTCCACCGAAGGCATGGGCATCTGCCATGCCTATGCTCCCGACGGCCGCTGCATTTCCCTGCTCAAGGTGCTGCTGACCAATCACTGCATCTTCGACTGCCATTATTGCATCAACCGCAAGAGCTCGAATGTACGGCGCGCGCGCTTCACCCCGCGCGAAGTGGCGGACCTCACGCTCAGCTTCTATCGCCGCAATTACATCGAAGGGCTGTTCCTCTCCTCGGGCATTGTGAAAAGCTCCGACCATACCATGGAACAGCTGGTGGAAACGGCTCGTATCCTGCGGGAAGAGCATGATTTTCGCGGCTATATCCACCTCAAGACCATTCCCGAGGCCGATCCCGGTCTGGCGCTGCGGGCGGGGCTTTATGCCGATCGCCTCTCGATCAATGTGGAGCTGCCCACCGATGCGGGGCTGACCCGCTTTGCGCCGGACAAGAACCCCCGGCAGATCGAGCAGGCGATGGGCGGAATGAA is a window from the Altererythrobacter sp. B11 genome containing:
- a CDS encoding pyridoxamine 5'-phosphate oxidase family protein encodes the protein MSDTEELKQKFWKALDDSPMLFLQLDSDPHSAVPMTAQLDKHANSAIWFFTGKSNTLAQGGGATATFSSKGHEMFARFSGTLITETSRERLEKQWNSVIEAWFPGGKDDPNLLMLRMDLGRAELWNSDLGFIDNTKMLLGFDTREDAREEHTETTL
- a CDS encoding recA-like protein translates to MEKPHLPSAAAFSSTLSALRWRPGLEGARHSEIFAASGEGGGVGAALALARDALRARPCDREEGRSFLWVQDAASIRLTGRPYWAGLPEDLRRDVIHVVAAKAEDALFALEEGLRCRDLACVIGEIAGNPRALDFTASRRLSLAAEKHGVPLFLVRHDAAPDLSSARMRWQVRSAPSDPPRWNAAAPGTPAWQAELFRARSHPPGEWLLWEEQGRLQAVPAGEESAGGLGGRRARG
- a CDS encoding Y-family DNA polymerase, whose protein sequence is MMLADARTLCPQIKVAPADPGGDLAFLETLALWAQRWGPWSAIDPPDGLLVDVSAVAHLFGGEAALLGDVARHMRRRGLTVRTAIAPTAGAAWALAHHGVDQAILPCSQAGQGEIPEMLARLPVAALRLDGDVVVTLRRLGLKKLSDLNGIERDSVQRRFFNKRSPAANPLLRMDQLLGLIPEPLLPVAAPCPPLVQRRLLEPIRHRALLDQVVADLSADMARELEGRGVGARRLELGLWRVDGDIALRQLEMAAPMRDPAHICRLFAHKLDDVEAGFGIEMLRMRAAWTETLHLSQRDLDAAGERHGTSLSACIDRLVVRLGEKAVRRPAPKVSHIPERAQAWMPPLIAAAPSQEEFTFHSRPLKLLDKAERIAVLYATPDGHPRQFRWRGAVHEVARVEGPERLAPEWWRERSTTRLRDYYRIEDALGRRYWIYRAGLIGDGRGGLPEWFLHGLCA